One Tachysurus vachellii isolate PV-2020 chromosome 8, HZAU_Pvac_v1, whole genome shotgun sequence genomic window carries:
- the LOC132850617 gene encoding granzyme B-like encodes MFFSISILVLSVLHLCGTMESGIIGGMEAKAHSRPYMVSVQINKKHICGGMLIKTNYVLTTAHCVDNLVYSGNHKLEVVLGAHNITQEEPQQQRITVEERIKHPCYKSNERPNDIMLLKLKNEANLKDSVQVIDLPEENENLPANMICSIAGWGRTKQNRPSEVLREVNLTIRDNSECKKHWKDDFDRNSMICTTDGRGAFCKGDSGSPLICEKKPQGLAAYTNRDHCLHLKHPEVYMKLSYFLPWIKKIID; translated from the exons ATGTTCTTCAGCATCTCTATCCTTGTACTTTCTGTCCTCCATCTGTGCG gGACAATGGAGAGTGGTATTATTGGAGGAATGGAAGCGAAAGCACACTCCCGACCCTATATGGTGTCTGTTCAGATTAACAAGAAGCACATCTGTGGTGGCATGCTTATCAAAACAAATTATGTACTGACTACAGCCCACTGTGTAGA TAACCTTGTATACTCTGGAAATCATAAGCTGGAAGTGGTACTGGGAGCTCACAACATCACTCAAGAGGAGCCCCAACAGCAAAGAATCACAGTGGAGGAACGCATCAAGCATCCCTGTTACAAGAGCAATGAACGTCCAAATGATATCATGCTACTGAAG CTGAAAAACGAAGCCAATCTGAAAGACAGTGTGCAAGTCATTGATCTTCCCGAGGAGAATGAGAACCTTCCAGCCAACATGATATGTTCAATAGCTGGCTGGGgcagaacaaaacagaacagaccATCAGAAGTCCTACGAGAGGTGAATCTCACCATTCGAGATAACTCTGAGTGCAAGAAGCATTGGAAAGATGACTTTGACAGAAACAGCATGATCTGTACTACTGATGGAAGAGGTGCTTTTTGTAAG GGTGATTCAGGGAGTCCTCttatctgtgaaaaaaaaccACAAGGATTAGCTGCATATACCAACCGTGACCACTGCTTACACCTCAAGCATCCAGAGGTATATATGAAGCTCTCCTACTTTCTTccatggattaaaaaaataatagactag
- the LOC132849997 gene encoding granzyme B-like, which yields MFFSISLLVLSVLHLCGSMESGIIGGMEVKAHSRPYMVSVQINNMHKCGGMLIKTNYVLTTAHCVDDIEYSGKNKLEVVLGAHNISQKEPQQQRIIVKKYIKHPCYKSNEHPNDIMLLKLKSKAKLKNGVQVIDLPKKNKNLTANQICSIAGWGRTKQNSAASSILREVKLKVQDISECKKLWQHYFDTDSMICTAPDGRGAFCQGDSGSPLICGNEPQGLAAYTYPHNCLDLQYPEVYIKLSYFLPWIKEIIH from the exons ATGTTCTTCAGCATCTCTCTCCTTGTACTTTCTGTCCTCCATCTGTGCG gGTCAATGGAGAGTGGTATTATTGGAGGAATGGAAGTGAAAGCACACTCCCGACCCTATATGGTTTCTGTTCAGATTAACAATATGCACAAGTGTGGTGGCATGCTTATCAAAACAAATTATGTGCTGACTACAGCTCACTGTGTAGA TGATATTGAATACTCTGGAAAGAACAAGCTGGAAGTGGTACTAGGAGCTCACAACATCAgtcaaaaggagccccaacagCAGAGAATCATAGTGAAGAAGTACATCAAGCATCCCTGTTACAAGAGCAATGAACATCCAAATGATATCATGCTACTGAAG CTGAAGTCCAAAGCCAAGCTGAAAAACGGTGTGCAAGTCATTGATCTTCCTAAGAAGAATAAGAACCTTACAGCCAATCAGATATGTTCAATAGCTGGTTGGGGCAGGACAAAACAGAACAGCGCTGCATCAAGCATTCTACGAGAGGTGAAGCTCAAAGTACAAGATATCTCTGAGTGCAAGAAGCTTTGGCAACATTATTTTGACACGGACAGCATGATCTGTACTGCCCCTGATGGAAGAGGTGCTTTTTGTCAG GGTGATTCAGGGAGTCCTCTTATCTGTGGAAATGAACCACAAGGATTAGCTGCATATACCTACCCTCACAACTGCTTGGACCTTCAGTATCCAGAGGTCTATATCAAGCTCTCCTACTTTCTTCCATGgattaaagaaataatacacTAG